From Argopecten irradians isolate NY chromosome 2, Ai_NY, whole genome shotgun sequence, the proteins below share one genomic window:
- the LOC138316354 gene encoding integumentary mucin A.1-like produces MYFLVQKQHKINTEHQNAVKAWWRNQRSRMPRHYPPAKYGVGEGPTLRSQSTTSTTSPVITTTTPVVTAASPMITVTPPVITTTTPVVIATPMITATSVVTATPAVTATPVVSATTAATATSVVTATPTVTATPEVTATPAVTATPAITATPAVTTTPVVTPTPAVTATPAVTPTPAVTATPAVTATPAVTATPAATATPVIATSAATAPPVVTATPAVITTPVVTATTTPVITATSVVTATPVITATPPVVVQQPLSSVSDMAISGITIPKFCGTDPIIWLEKFESWKNFHGLTDTRTMAAIACQFDGSAALWLQSLDQDTKSNFNIFKRAFIDRFHSKTQNIKFVSIKQGSDEKVEDYLERAERKAVGHNMDEDYKVQIVVQGLIPSLRAKVLGKEP; encoded by the exons ATGTATTTCCTTGTTCAG aaacaacataaaataaacaCCGAACACCAAAACGCGGTGAAAGCTTGGTGGAGAAACCAAAGATCCCGGATGCCTCGACACTACCCTCCAGCTAAATATGGAGTAGGAGAAGGTCCGACCCTTAGAAGTCAATCGACAACATCTACAACATCACCTGTGATTACAACAACGACACCTGTTGTTACAGCAGCATCACCTATGATTACAGTGACACCACCTGTGATAACAACAACGACACCTGTTGTTATAGCAACACCTATGATAACTGCGACATCTGTGGTTACAGCAACACCTGCAGTTACAGCAACACCTGTAGTTTCAGCGACAACTGCGGCTACAGCAACATCTGTAGTTACAGCGACACCTACAGTTACAGCAACACCTGAAGTTACAGCGACACCTGCAGTTACAGCGACACCTGCAATTACAGCGACACCTGCAGTTACAACAACACCTGTAGTTACACCGACACCTGCAGTTACAGCGACACCTGCTGTTACACCGACACCTGCAGTTACAGCAACACCTGCAGTTACAGCGACACCCGCAGTTACAGCAACACCTGCAGCTACAGCAACACCTGTTATAGCGACATCTGCGGCTACAGCACCACCTGTAGTTACAGCGACACCTGCAGTTATAACGACACCTGTAGTTACAGCGACAACAACACCTGTGATAACAGCGACATCGGTAGTTACAGCGACACCAGTGATTACAGCGACACCACCTGTAGTTGTTCAACAACCTTTATCATCTGTGTCAGATATGGCTATCTCTGGTATAACTATTCCAAAATTCTGTGGAACAGACCCAATCATTTGGCTTGAGAAATTTGAGTCATGGAAAAATTTCCATGGTCTTACAGACACCAGAACAATGGCAGCTATAGCATGTCAATTTGATGGTAGTGCTGCCTTGTGGCTACAAAGTTTAGACCAGGACACAAAGTCTAACTTCAACATCTTTAAACGAGCTTTTATAGACCGTTTCCACAGTAAAACGCAAAACataaaatttgtttctattaaacAAGGATCAGATGAAAAGGTAGAGGACTACTTAGAAAGAGCAGAAAGGAAAGCTGTTGGACACAATATGGACGAAGACTACAAGGTTCAAATTGTAGTCCAAGGACTTATCCCAAGTCTACGTGCCAAAGTTTTAGGAAAGGAACCTTAA